In Pseudomonas saudiphocaensis, one DNA window encodes the following:
- the rimI gene encoding ribosomal protein S18-alanine N-acetyltransferase — protein MSEDVSFRRMTAADLDNVLKIEYAAFSHPWTRGTYTDALSAYECWVMFEGEQQVGHGVINVIIDEAHLLNITVKPQSQGRGLGLRLLEHLMARAYERGGRECFLEVRASNGSAYRLYERYGFNEIGRRRDYYPAADGREDALVMACTLLDESDS, from the coding sequence ATGAGTGAAGACGTCAGCTTCCGCCGGATGACGGCGGCGGATCTCGATAACGTGTTGAAGATCGAATACGCCGCCTTTAGCCATCCCTGGACGCGCGGCACCTATACCGACGCCCTGTCTGCCTATGAGTGCTGGGTGATGTTCGAGGGCGAGCAACAGGTCGGCCACGGGGTGATCAACGTCATCATCGATGAGGCGCACCTGCTCAATATCACCGTCAAGCCGCAGAGCCAGGGTCGCGGGCTGGGCCTGCGTCTGCTGGAACACTTGATGGCGCGCGCCTACGAGCGCGGCGGGCGCGAGTGTTTCCTTGAAGTCCGCGCCAGCAACGGCTCGGCCTATCGCCTATACGAGCGCTACGGCTTCAATGAAATCGGCAGGCGCCGGGATTATTACCCGGCAGCCGATGGTCGCGAGGATGCGTTGGTGATGGCCTGCACCCTACTGGATGAATCGGACAGCTAA
- the can gene encoding carbonate dehydratase yields MSDDLQQLIENNARWAEAILQEDPNFFSKLAKQQEPEYLWIGCSDARVPANEIVGMLPGDLFVHRNVANVVLHTDLNCLSVIQYAVDVLKVKHILVTGHYGCGGVRAAMRDDQLGLIDGWLRTIRDLYYEYRDHVASFPSEEAQLDRMCELNVIQQVANVSHTAIVQNAWHRGQPLSIHGCIYGIKDGIWKDLNVTISGPEQLPPQYRLRPRRPE; encoded by the coding sequence ATGAGCGACGATCTTCAACAGTTAATCGAAAACAACGCGCGCTGGGCCGAGGCCATCCTCCAAGAAGACCCGAACTTCTTCAGCAAGCTGGCCAAGCAGCAGGAGCCCGAGTATCTCTGGATCGGCTGCTCCGATGCCCGCGTGCCGGCCAACGAGATCGTGGGCATGCTGCCCGGCGACCTGTTCGTCCACCGTAACGTCGCCAACGTGGTGCTGCACACCGACCTCAACTGCCTGTCGGTGATCCAGTACGCCGTCGATGTCCTCAAGGTCAAACACATTCTGGTCACCGGCCACTACGGTTGCGGCGGCGTGCGTGCAGCGATGCGTGACGACCAGCTGGGCCTGATTGACGGCTGGCTGCGCACCATTCGCGACCTGTACTACGAATACCGCGACCACGTCGCCAGTTTCCCTAGCGAAGAGGCCCAGCTCGACCGCATGTGCGAGCTCAACGTCATCCAGCAGGTCGCCAACGTCAGCCACACCGCCATTGTCCAGAACGCCTGGCACCGCGGGCAGCCGCTGTCGATTCATGGCTGCATCTACGGCATCAAGGACGGTATCTGGAAGGACCTTAACGTCACCATCAGTGGCCCCGAACAGCTGCCGCCGCAGTATCGCCTGCGTCCGCGTCGTCCAGAGTGA
- the otsB gene encoding trehalose-phosphatase, protein MDKPIDRLATDVRRCAYFFDLDGTLAQIQPSPELVFIPAPAQEALQQLHAADVPVALVSGRPLEQIDALIAPLQLPAAGIHGAERRGADGQVRRLALDSRVFAEIQQELAQACAEHPGLRFENKGIAFALHFRQVPVLEETARTLAEAFAERYREVLVLQPGKCVFELKPRGASKGEVIRTFMQEAPFVGRVPVFLGDDRTDEAGFEVVNQLGGLSIKVGEGPTQATLRLASVDAVGAWLGRLLEGIGVRPEDNDKSDRSECAP, encoded by the coding sequence ATGGACAAACCAATTGATCGACTCGCAACAGACGTTCGGCGCTGTGCCTACTTCTTCGATCTGGATGGAACGCTGGCGCAAATACAGCCCAGCCCCGAACTTGTATTCATTCCTGCCCCTGCTCAGGAGGCGTTGCAGCAGCTGCACGCCGCCGATGTCCCCGTGGCACTGGTTTCGGGCCGGCCGCTGGAACAGATCGATGCGCTGATTGCGCCGCTGCAGTTACCGGCCGCCGGGATTCACGGCGCGGAGCGCCGCGGCGCCGATGGGCAGGTGCGGCGGCTGGCGCTGGATAGCCGCGTGTTCGCCGAAATCCAACAGGAGCTGGCCCAGGCATGCGCCGAGCATCCGGGCCTGCGCTTTGAAAACAAGGGCATCGCCTTTGCCCTGCATTTCCGCCAGGTACCTGTGTTGGAAGAGACGGCGCGAACCCTTGCCGAAGCCTTTGCCGAGCGTTACCGCGAGGTGCTGGTGCTGCAGCCAGGCAAGTGCGTGTTCGAACTCAAACCGCGCGGCGCCAGCAAGGGCGAGGTGATTCGCACCTTCATGCAGGAAGCGCCCTTTGTAGGACGAGTGCCGGTGTTCCTTGGCGACGACAGGACCGACGAGGCCGGTTTTGAGGTGGTCAACCAGTTGGGCGGGCTGAGCATCAAGGTAGGCGAGGGGCCGACGCAGGCGACACTGCGCCTGGCTTCGGTGGACGCCGTAGGTGCCTGGCTTGGCCGCCTGCTCGAAGGAATCGGCGTCAGGCCGGAAGACAACGATAAATCAGACCGAAGCGAGTGCGCCCCATGA
- the otsA gene encoding alpha,alpha-trehalose-phosphate synthase (UDP-forming), producing the protein MSRLIVVSNRVAPIKPGKVAAGGLAVGVYDALRQSGGIWFGWSGEVSSTPQTNTETVGEITYVTMGLTRQDYDQYYRGFSNATLWPIFHYRIDLARYNRQEYDGYRRVNGMLAAQLKPLLKPDDIIWVHDYHLIPFAEECRRLGIRNRIGFFLHIPFPPPEILTVIPPHNDLLKTLCFYDLIGFQTETDRLAFQDYMTREVRGILEKDGSLTAYGQNFRAGVYPIGVVPDEIQELAESSQRRRRPMRRITDVERKKIISVDRLDYSKGLVERFKAYEALFDRFPEHRRGVEFIQIAPTSRSDVKTYQHIRQQLESEAGHINGRLSDLDWTPLHYLNKSHDRRVLTGLFRDADIGFVTPLRDGMNLVAKEYVASQDPDDPGVLVLSRFAGAAHELTSALIVNPYDCIGMAEALDRALRMPLAERRDRYEHMMSIIRSADLDAWRDTFLRDLRAFSSRPKAQVQASPLFSV; encoded by the coding sequence ATGAGCCGATTGATAGTGGTTTCCAACCGAGTGGCACCGATCAAGCCGGGCAAGGTCGCAGCCGGCGGGCTTGCGGTTGGCGTATACGATGCACTGCGCCAGAGCGGCGGCATCTGGTTTGGCTGGAGCGGGGAGGTCAGCAGCACGCCGCAGACCAACACCGAAACCGTCGGCGAAATCACCTATGTCACCATGGGCCTGACTCGGCAGGATTATGACCAGTATTACCGCGGCTTCTCCAACGCCACGCTCTGGCCGATCTTCCACTACCGCATCGACCTGGCGCGCTACAATCGCCAGGAATACGATGGCTACCGACGCGTCAACGGCATGCTTGCGGCACAGCTCAAGCCGCTGCTCAAGCCCGACGACATCATCTGGGTTCATGACTACCATCTGATCCCATTTGCCGAAGAATGCCGGCGGCTGGGCATCCGCAATCGCATCGGCTTTTTCCTCCATATTCCGTTTCCACCGCCGGAAATTCTCACCGTCATTCCACCGCACAATGACCTGCTGAAAACCCTTTGCTTTTACGATCTCATCGGCTTCCAGACCGAAACCGATCGCCTGGCCTTTCAGGACTATATGACCCGCGAAGTACGCGGCATCCTCGAAAAAGACGGCAGCCTGACGGCTTACGGGCAGAATTTCCGTGCCGGGGTTTACCCCATCGGCGTGGTGCCGGATGAAATCCAGGAGCTGGCCGAATCATCCCAGCGCCGCCGCCGGCCCATGCGACGGATCACCGATGTCGAGCGCAAGAAGATCATCAGCGTGGACCGGCTGGATTATTCCAAGGGCCTGGTGGAGCGCTTCAAGGCCTATGAGGCGCTGTTCGACCGCTTCCCCGAGCATCGTCGGGGGGTCGAATTCATTCAGATCGCGCCCACGTCGCGTTCCGACGTCAAGACCTATCAGCACATCCGCCAGCAGCTGGAGAGCGAGGCAGGGCATATCAACGGACGGCTTTCCGATCTCGACTGGACGCCCCTGCATTACCTCAACAAGAGCCATGATCGGCGCGTGCTGACGGGGCTGTTTCGCGACGCCGATATTGGCTTTGTCACACCTCTGCGTGACGGCATGAACCTCGTCGCCAAGGAATATGTGGCCTCGCAGGACCCGGACGACCCCGGCGTGCTGGTGCTGTCGCGCTTTGCCGGCGCCGCCCACGAGCTGACCTCGGCTCTGATCGTCAACCCCTATGACTGCATCGGCATGGCTGAAGCTCTCGACCGCGCCCTGCGCATGCCGCTGGCGGAGCGCCGGGACCGCTACGAGCACATGATGAGCATCATCCGCAGCGCCGACCTCGATGCTTGGCGTGATACGTTCCTGCGTGATCTGCGGGCGTTTTCTTCCCGGCCCAAGGCGCAGGTGCAAGCGAGCCCGCTGTTCAGTGTGTGA